The following is a genomic window from uncultured Campylobacter sp..
TTTTAATTCGCTGCGCTCAAATTTTATCCGACGTTCCGAAATTTATCCCGCCGCGTCTAAATTTCTCCAGCCCGCCGCGCTTTACCGAAATTTATATTTAGTTGTTGTAAAATGCGTTTTTAAAAGGATTTTAGCGGGTTGTGATATGAGTATTTTAGAGCTTACAGAGTGCGTGGGCATCGCTTCGGCGGCGCTTAGCGGGTTTTTATTCGGCGTGAAGAAAGGCTGCGATTGGCTTGGGATCTTTATCGCGGCATTTTTGACCGCGCTTGGCGGCGGGATCATGCGCGACACCTTGGTAAGTCGCGAGATCTACTCATTCACGCACTATGCGCCCGTAACCATCGTGCTTGCGGTGAGTGCCGTAGCTATTTTTGCCAAGCTTTACGAAAACCGCGATTTGGAGGGTAAATTTTTATTTATTCTAACCGATGCGATCGACGTCGTAAGCTTTTCGATCGTGGGAGCGATGGTCGCGCTAAGCTACAATCACAACGTTTTTGGCGTGGTGCTAATCGCATTTTGCAACGGCGTGGGCGGCGGCATTTTGCGCGACGTACTGCTGAACGAAGTGCCGTGGTTTTTGCATACGGGGCTTTACGGCACGATAAGCATGGGCGTGGGCTTGATATATTTCGTGCTTGATGGATTGGGGCTTAGCGGCGTAGTTTCGGTGCTTATTTTGTTGGTTTTAGGAGTTGCGTTTCGCATGGTGGCTTATTACAAATCTTGGCATCTGCCTAAAGTGGAGTATAAAAAATGAACTATTTGATGGATAATTTCGCGCGCGTAAACGTGGCGCTGGTAAGAGGCGAGGGCTCGATAGTCTATGACGAAACGGGCAAGGACTACGTGGATTTTGGCGCGGGCATCGGCGTAAACTGCCTGGGGCACGCAAACGATATCGTGCTGGAAGCGATCGGCACGCAAGCCGCGCAGATCATCCACGGCTCAAATATCTATAGAATTCTGCCCCAAGAAGCCCTGGCTCAAAAGATTAGCGAGCTTTTAGGGTACCGTACATACGCGGTGTTTTGCAACTCGGGCGCGGAGGCTAACGAAGCGGCGATCAAAATGGCGCGCAAATACGGCACCGTAAATTTTCCTAATAAGAAATTTGAAATTCTAACTTTGCGAAATTCCTTCCATGGTCGCACGCTAGCTACTCTACAAGCTACCGGGCAGGAGAAATTTCATCCGGAAATTTTTGCGCCCTATATGCCCGGGTTTAAATTTTTCGACGATATCGAGGAGATCATCGCGCACATCGATGAAAACAGCATCGCCGTGATGATCGAGCTAGTCCAGGGCGAGGGCGGCATCAAGCCTCTAGATAAGGCGAGCGTGCAAAGGCTGGCGGCTGTTTTAAAAGAGAGAAAGCTGCTTTTAATCACCGACGAGGTGCAGTGCGGCGTATATCGCACGGGCGAGTTCGCGACGTCGCAAATTTACGGCATCCGTCCCGACATCATCACCTTTGCTAAAGGGCTTGCGGGCGGCGTGCCGATCGGCGCGTGCGTGGCGCAGCAAAATATTTTCGCTCCGGGCGAGCACGGCAGCACCTTCGGCGGTAACTTTTTGGCGACCTCTACGGCGCTTGCGGTGCTTTCGCAGCTTCAGTTTTTAAAAGCGAGCGGCAAGCTTGATAAGACTATAAAAAGATTTATCAAAAAACTGGACGCCATCGCCGCAGACTATCCTAGCCTGATCGAAAAGCGCGTGGGGCTCGGTCTGATGCAAGGCCTCGTGTTGCGCGATGAAAAAAACTTGGGCGAGATCTTTAACAAAGCCCTGCAAAACGGACTTTTGATTCTAAAATCAGGCAAGCGCACCCTTAGATTTTTGCCTGCATTAAATATCAAAAAATCCGAGATTAAAGAGGGCTTTGCGCACCTACGCAAGAGCCTGGACGAGATAGTGCGGGCGTGAAATTTAGTGATTTTTTTGAGGGCTGGCTAAACGAGAGCTACTACGCAAATGCCGCTAAAATCGGTAAGAGCGGCGATTTTTACACTGCCGTAAGCGTAGGGAGCTTCTTTGGGATATGCATCGCGCGCGAAATTTTACGCCTAAGCGCGGATTTTGGCGCGACGCAAGCGTTAAGCTTAGACGCAGCGACAAGCCCAATTGCATCGAGGCAAAACCTTGCGGCGGCGTGCGAGCTAAATTCAGATGTCGCGCTTGCAGAAAAATCGCAAAATAACGCTAAAATCGCTATTGTAGAGATCGGCTCGCACGACGGGCAGCTGCTTTGCGACATAGCGCAAGCTATCTTTACGCTGGGCGGCGCGGCGGCGCTTGATAAATTTAGCTTTGCGATTATCGAGCCGCACGAGCGCCTGTGCGAGCTGCAGCGGGCGAGCTTTGCGGAGAGCTTCGGCGGCGAAATCGCGCTAAAGCACTTTACAAGCGCGCGCGAGGCGAAATTTAAAGATGCGATCTTTGTGGCAAATGAACTTTTCGACGCCTTTAAATGCGAGGCGGTGGACGGCGAAAATATGCTTTTTATAAAGAGCGGTGCGGCAAAATTTGCTCCCATAAAAGAAGGTGAAATTTTGACCCTCGCGCGCAGATTCGGCATCTCGCGCGGCGAAATCCCTGTCGGATACTTTCGCTTCGCGCGCGAAATTTGTGCCAGCGCGCAGCGGTTTTATTTTATAGCATTCGATTACGGACAGATGGGCTCTAGCGGCGATTTTAGCCTGCGGATTTACCGAAATCACGAAGTTTTTAGCTTCTTTGAGGTGCAAAACTTGAGCGATTTTTACGGCAAAAGCGATCTTACCTACGACGTAAATTTTGAAATTTTACGCGCGGCGTTTGAGGACGCGGGCGCTGCGATGGCGGATTTTAAAAGACAGATCGCGGCTTTGATAGACTTCGGCGCGGTCCAGCTTTTAGAGCTTTTTATGCAAAAAAGCGGCGAGAAGGGCTACCTAAACGCGCTTTTGCAGTTTAATCACCTGCGCGCGGAGTTTGGCGAAAAGTTTAAGATGATAAAATTTAAAAAGGGGTTTTGATGAAAGCTTTTATCGATTGCGACTGCGAAATTTTACAAAAGACGCTGGAGCTGTTTTTGAAAGACCATGCCGCAAGTGCGCAGGATTGCGACTTTGTGATAAGCGATGATCCGCAAAGCTCGGCAAAACCGCTATTTTTAATCGGCGAGAGCGGAGATTTGGCGCTACCGTTTTCAAAGAATACCTTGCTATCGAAGCTAGAGGATTTTCAAGGCTCGCTAAAGCGGGATTTTAGCGAATGCGATGCGGCGAGTGTAGAAGTTGAGATTTGCGCGCTATTTGATGAGTTCAAGGCAAAAATCATCGAAATTTTAAGAAGGCAAGATGGCTAAATTTTCCAAGCTTGGCGGCACACTCTTTACGCAAATTTCAAGCGGCATTTACAAAGGCAAAAAGCTCGCTCTGCCCGCGCTTTCGAGCACGCGCGGCACGAAAAGCATCGTAAAGGGCTCATTTTTTGATACGTGGCGGGCGGAGTTGCGCGGCGCGACATTTATCGAGTGCTTCGGCGGCAGCGGTGCGATGGCGCTTGAAGCGCTAAGCAACGGCGCAAAAAACATTTATGCGATCGAAAAGGACGTCGCCGCGCATAAGATAATGCGGAAAAATTTCGAGCTTTTTGAGCTCGGCGCAAATACGATTTTGGGCGATTGCTTCGAGCGACTACCTGAAATTTTGCACGATCTGCAAGCGAATATGAACGGACGCTTGGGCGTGAATTCGTTAAATTTAAGCGGCAAAAATTTCAAAAACCATGCCGACGACGCCGCCTGCTGTAAAAATTCAAGCAGCGAAAAAGAGGGTTGCCGCAAAAGCTTTAGTAGCGTAGAGCAGGGCGAGGACGGATACCGCGCCGCGCAGAGCATCGAAGCGGAAGGCACCGCGCAAAGCGGCGTGAAAGATTTGGCTAAATGCGGCACGGGAAGCAGTGTGCCTGACAGCGCGCAAAATGGCGCGCAGAGCGGCACAAATGCTGATTGCGCGGGCGTGGAGGGTTTTGGCGGTTCTGCCCAGATTGGCGATTATGCGGGCGCTTCTAGTATAAAATATCGTGCGAATTCGCTAACTACGGATGCCGCGAGCTTTGGCGAAAAGTTTGACGCGAGCTCCGCTTCGCAATACGATGCAAGCGGCACCGAGACCGCTAATCGTAGCGTAAATTTAAGCTCAAAATGCAGCGAGAGCTCTAATTTTGACACAAATCGCGGTGCGGGCTTAGACGTGAGCTGCGAAGAGAAAAAAAGCTTAAATTTAGGCGAAAATTTTGATTCTAGCTGCAGAAAAAGTTTACATTCAAGCGCAAATTTCGTCTATGATTCAAGAAAAAATTCCACTGCGAATTCTGACGGCAATTTTGCCGCTAGCTGCAAAGAAAATTCGCGTCCGAACGTAAATTTAACCCGCGGTTTAAGAAAAAATTCTGGCGCCAACTCCCGCGAAAATTTATCCTGCGGTTTAGGCGAAAGCTCTACCGCAAACGATTTAGGCAAATGTTCTGCTGCAAATTCTAGCGAAAGCCATACCGCAAATTCTAGTGAAAATTCCGTCTCCGATCCCGCGCGCAGAGTGTTTGTCTATCTAGATCCGCCGTTTGCGATCAGGCAGGGCTTTGGTGAGATTTACGAGCGGGTGCTAGCGCTGATAACGCGCCTAGGCTCCGCGCAGTGCGAGCTGTTAATCGCGATCGAGCATATGAGCGAGCTTGAGTTGCCGCTTAAAATCGGCGATTTCGCACTGCTTAAATCGCGCAAATTTGGCGCTACGACGATGAGCTACTACGCAAAATGAAAAGCTTAAAACAAATTTTAGATTACTACGCCGATTTGAAAAATTGCGACGCGGATCTTTTCGGCGCGCCCGATCCGCTGCAGGTCGCAAAGGGACATCGAAACGACGTCGTAGCACTCATCTGCGCGTTGTTTGCTTACGGCAACGCGGCTCAAATTTTAAAATTTCTTCGCTCGCTTGATTTTTCGCTTTTAAACGGGAGCGATGAGCGCATTGGCGCGGAGCTTGCGGGCAAAAAATATAGATTTCAAAGCCCGCGCGACGTCGCTGAAATTTTTATAACTTTAAAGCGGCTTAAAAATAGCCTTAGCATCGAAGAGAGCGTGCTTCGCGGCATGCAAGAAAGCGGACGGATCGAGGATGGGATAAATTTTTTAATCGGCAAGATTTACAAATTAAATCCCTACCGCAGCCCGGGGTATGAGTTTTTTTTCGGGCGCGGCTTCTCACAAAAGCCCACGTCGCCGTACAAGCGCTACAATCTCTTCCTGCGCTGGGCGGTGCGCGACAGCGATATCGATCTGGGGCTGTACAAAAAGATCGAAAAATCGCGCCTCCTCATCCCGCTCGATACCCATACGCATAAAGTTTCGCTTAAGCTTGGGCTGATCGATCGCAAGAGTTACGATTTTGAGGCGGTTTTGCAGCTTACGCAAAGCTTAAGGCGCTTCGATCCGAGCGATCCCATCAAATACGACTTCGCGCTGTATCGTCTCGGGCAGAGCGGCGAGATAGATAAAATTTTACCTGAGCTAAGCGCGAGTTTAGATAAAACTGCGGAATAAATCGGCGAAATTTTATCTGGTACGCGTGATGAAATTTTATGAAGCTTTGGTGCGGGTGTATAGCGGAATTTTGTGCTGTGCTGCCGCGTAATCTGGTAGATAAGCCTTTGTGGACTGCCATACGTTTGAATACGGCGCATCGAAATTCCATAAAATTTTAGCAAGAGATCGCTTCATAAAATTCTGCAAATTTCGCGGATAGCCGCGTGAAATTTATAGGGCTGTCTTGTAGAATTTGGGTAAAATTCCACAGCCTTGTGCTACTTAAATTTTTATGAAATTTTGCAGCTTGTGCGCGACGCGATAAATTGCATGGCATTAAAACGGCAATCGTGCGATAAATTTCATAAAATTTAAGCAGGAGCCGTGCAGCAAAATCCGATATAATTCCGCGAAATTTTATAGGATTTCACGAAATTCTAGCAGGCGCCCGTATGCACTTTGCGGCGTATGAGCGGTTTGCGATCGTAATTGCGAGAATTCTGACAGGCGTTCATAGCACGTGCCTGCGTGATTTGAAAAAAAAGGACAAAAATGGAGCTTGAACTTTGGCAGTTTGCGGTGCTTTTTGCGGCGGCGTTTTTCGGCGGATTTATCGACTCGATCGCGGGCGGCGGCGGGTTGATTTCGCTGCCTGCGCTGCTTGCTGTGGGCGTTCCGCCGCATGTAGCGATCGCCACAAATAGATTTCAAGGCAGTTTCGGAAGCTTCACCGCCGCTTTAAATTTCATCCGTAAGGGTTACGTCGATGCGGCGGAGATCTTGCGTGGCGTGATTTTTACGTTCATAGGCGGACTCGTCGGTGCTTACGTCCTGCTTCTAATAGATGCGAAATTCCTAAACTACCTCATTCCGATCCTGCTGCTAGCGCTTTTCTTTTATATGATTTTTTCGCCAAACCTTGGCGAAGAGCCCGCCAAACCCAAGATGTCAAAAGATAGCTTTTACGCGATTTTCGGGCTTATTTTGGGCTTTTACGACGGGTTTTTCGGCCCCGGTACGGGCTCGTTTTGGACGTTTGCGCTCGTGGGAATTTTAGGGCTTTATATGAAAAAGGCGGTCGCGCACACGAAGGTTTTAAATTTCACCTCAAACATCGTCTCTTTGGGCGTTTTTATCATCGGCGGGCAAATTTTATGGCTCGTCGGAGCGGTGATGGCGGTCGGACAGATCGCGGGCAGCTTCGCAGGCTCAAGCCTCGTGATGAGATGCGACGTAAAATTCGTGCGCAAAATGCTTCTGCTCGTCGTTGCCGCCACGATTTTAAAGCTACTTTACGGACTGATTGCAAATTGATTACAGACCGGTTGAGGACCGATCGCGGGTTAATTTCAAGCCAAAATCATAGAATTTTATACAGGATTTCGTATAAAATTTCGCGTAAAATTTTATGAGCCCTCGCTGATATGCTACGACAACGCCGATCTTGCCGCCTCGATGGTGCTTAGTTTACTACTGCAGCGTCGATTTTGCCGCAGTGTCGCACCAAACTTACTGCGACACTACCAATTTACTACTTCAGCATCGATTATATCGTAGAGCCGTATCGAACTTACTGCAACGGCGCTGACTTTGCTGCCGTGATAGCACGTGGATATTATCATGGCGTCGCGCCGAATCGCTGTAACACTGCCAATTTATCACTGTGATCTCGATTTTATCGTAGCTTCGTACGGATCGCGTTGCGACGGAGCCGACTTTGCTACTGTGGTAGCGTTGTGCCAAACTTACTTTGATGGTGCCGATTTTATCGGGGTGTCGCACCAATCTCACTGTGACGGCGCCGATCTTGCTGTCGCAATAGTGCCGATTTTACTACTGCGGCGCCGATCTTGCTTAACGCCGTACCGATCTAGAGCTGTGTGTCGCCGATGAAATTTAGTCTAATTCGTGTCAGTTAAATTTCGCCGTATTACCCACGTATTTATTTTATTTGTCCGCTATTGATAGAATTTAGTCGTATTGCCGAGCACGCAGCATTATCGCGCCGGTGCTTATAAAACTTCATACGCTTACGTCAGCAAAATTTCAAAATACCGCTCCATAGATCATTTCGCCGTGCCGCCCGTACGTACTACCAAATCCACTCGCAGCGGTTAAATTTAGCCGCATTTCTACGCGCTGTTTCCGCGTCCGTCGGCTATTTTAAATTTTGCCGTTTCGCCGCCACGGTTCGCTATTCTGCGCTAGCTTCTAGCCATATTGTCCGCTATATTTGTGCGATAAATTAACCACACCGCTGCGTCTACCGTTTCATTCTGCTATCGTAGGCGAAATTTTGCCTATCCATGCCATTCAAATTTGTCGCATTGCCGCGTATCTGTTTCGCCTCGCCCGCCGAAATTTAGCCATCACTAACGGCCTATTAAATTTCATCGTACCAGCCGCATCCGCGCCCGCAACCTCGCTCGCGAAATTCCGCCGCCTAAAGCAATGCTAAAATATTTTGCGATAAAATGGGCAAAATTTTTCACAAAGGATTTAGTATGCAGATTATTTCGACTCCCGATGCGGCGCAGGCCATCGGACCGTACTCTCAGGCGATCAAGGCGGGCGGACTCATCTTTACCTCGGGGCAGATCGCGCTTAAGCCTGACGGAGAGTTCGTCGCGGGCGGCGTGGAGGCGCAAACGAGGCAGGTTTTGCAAAACCTCGCCGCGATCCTGAAAGAAGCGGGCGCGACGCTGCAAGATGCCGTCAAAACGACGATTTTCCTAGCCGATATGGGCGATTTTGCCGCGGTGAACGAGATATACGCGGCGGCGTTCGGCGCGCACAAGCCCGCTCGCAGCACGGTGCAGGTCGCCAAACTCCCCAAGGGTGCGCTTGTGGAGATCGAAGTAATAGCGCTGGCTAGGGCTTAGCGCTAAATTTAGATCGCTAAAACTCTGCCGGTTCGCGTTTGCGGTCAAAAATTTATGCGCGGGCTGCTCAAAATTTAAACGGCTCGCTTTGGTTTTGAAGCTGCGCGAGCTTTTAAATTTAGATTTTCAAAGCCGCGCCAAATGCCCGTGGATCTATGCCAACAGCGCGTCTGGTGCGCTAAGGCGTTAAAATTTCTCGCTCGAAACGGGATCAAAATGATAGAAAAACTTATTCAAAAATCTAAAAATATCGCAGCCGCGGGGCGCAGCGACATAGAGCCCGCGTGGATCGCACAGGCGCAGCGGCGGCTCGGTTTCGCGCTACCTGCGAGCTACAAGCAGATGCTGCTAAGATACGCTAGCGTCAGCGCGGATTGAGCTAAAAACGATCGCGCCGCCCGAGTTTGCGGACAGTGCCGACGCCGACATCTGCTACACGTATGAGGTAAATCTCAAAAACGGGCTATTCGCCGCGGACGAGCTCGTGTTTTTGCAGCTCGAGGACGAGGAGTATTATTTTAAAATTTCGCCCGCAAATGGCATGGCGGACGGCTCGTCCAACACGGCGCGCGGCAAGACGGCGGATAGCACGAGCGGCAAAGCCGCGAGCGAGACAGTGCGCGATACGGTCGTCGCGACGGTATCCGACGGTGCGGAAAATAGGGCATCTGGCGATGAAGCGCGCGCGGAGAGATCACCGGATGCGGCGTGCGATATAAATGCCGAAGTGGCAGATGAAACGATGTGTAAAACAGCGGGCGCGACAGCAAGCGAAGCGGCAGACGATGCAGCAAGCGGAGTGATGAAAGAGATAGCGAGCGAGCGGGCAGATTACGCGCCGTGTGAATACAAAGTCTTCGTGCGCGACTACGCGGAGGGCGAGGATAGGCTTTTTGCGGACGATTTTTACGGGTTTTTGGAAAAATTTTAAGACGAAATTTAAGGCAAAATCAGGAGCGACAAATGGGACTGTTTGGCATTTTTAAAAAGGATAAATTTGACATTGATGTGCGTGCGGACGGCATTTTCATCGGCGGCGTAAACTGCGAATTTGATCTGGCTAAATTTAATGAAGCATTGGGTCAGCCGCGCGTGATCGATGACGGAGAGGGCAAAAGCCGCTATTTTTGGGATGAGGCGGGGATTTTTGCCTTTGTGCGCGCAGGAGAGCTCGCAGAACCGAGGCTTACCGAGATGATTTTGATGCTTGAGGTCGCAAAGGGCGTGCAGCACGAGGTTCCGCGCAAGCTATACGGCGGCGCGTTCACGCTTGAGGGCAGGCCGCCGCTTGAGGCCGTGCCTGAGCAGAAGCTGCGCGGCGCATATATATTTTTGGAGCTTAGCCTAGGCAAGTTCGAAGTCTCGCTAGCTCTCGCCGATGCCGTGCAGGAGCGCATAGGCGCGATGGACTTTGCCGAGCGCTTCGCTAAGCGCGACACCGACGAGATCGCAGAAATCGTGCGAGCTGCGAAAATGCCGAT
Proteins encoded in this region:
- a CDS encoding TRIC cation channel family protein, encoding MSILELTECVGIASAALSGFLFGVKKGCDWLGIFIAAFLTALGGGIMRDTLVSREIYSFTHYAPVTIVLAVSAVAIFAKLYENRDLEGKFLFILTDAIDVVSFSIVGAMVALSYNHNVFGVVLIAFCNGVGGGILRDVLLNEVPWFLHTGLYGTISMGVGLIYFVLDGLGLSGVVSVLILLVLGVAFRMVAYYKSWHLPKVEYKK
- a CDS encoding acetylornithine transaminase, coding for MNYLMDNFARVNVALVRGEGSIVYDETGKDYVDFGAGIGVNCLGHANDIVLEAIGTQAAQIIHGSNIYRILPQEALAQKISELLGYRTYAVFCNSGAEANEAAIKMARKYGTVNFPNKKFEILTLRNSFHGRTLATLQATGQEKFHPEIFAPYMPGFKFFDDIEEIIAHIDENSIAVMIELVQGEGGIKPLDKASVQRLAAVLKERKLLLITDEVQCGVYRTGEFATSQIYGIRPDIITFAKGLAGGVPIGACVAQQNIFAPGEHGSTFGGNFLATSTALAVLSQLQFLKASGKLDKTIKRFIKKLDAIAADYPSLIEKRVGLGLMQGLVLRDEKNLGEIFNKALQNGLLILKSGKRTLRFLPALNIKKSEIKEGFAHLRKSLDEIVRA
- a CDS encoding SAM-dependent methyltransferase encodes the protein MKFSDFFEGWLNESYYANAAKIGKSGDFYTAVSVGSFFGICIAREILRLSADFGATQALSLDAATSPIASRQNLAAACELNSDVALAEKSQNNAKIAIVEIGSHDGQLLCDIAQAIFTLGGAAALDKFSFAIIEPHERLCELQRASFAESFGGEIALKHFTSAREAKFKDAIFVANELFDAFKCEAVDGENMLFIKSGAAKFAPIKEGEILTLARRFGISRGEIPVGYFRFAREICASAQRFYFIAFDYGQMGSSGDFSLRIYRNHEVFSFFEVQNLSDFYGKSDLTYDVNFEILRAAFEDAGAAMADFKRQIAALIDFGAVQLLELFMQKSGEKGYLNALLQFNHLRAEFGEKFKMIKFKKGF
- a CDS encoding RsmD family RNA methyltransferase encodes the protein MNGRLGVNSLNLSGKNFKNHADDAACCKNSSSEKEGCRKSFSSVEQGEDGYRAAQSIEAEGTAQSGVKDLAKCGTGSSVPDSAQNGAQSGTNADCAGVEGFGGSAQIGDYAGASSIKYRANSLTTDAASFGEKFDASSASQYDASGTETANRSVNLSSKCSESSNFDTNRGAGLDVSCEEKKSLNLGENFDSSCRKSLHSSANFVYDSRKNSTANSDGNFAASCKENSRPNVNLTRGLRKNSGANSRENLSCGLGESSTANDLGKCSAANSSESHTANSSENSVSDPARRVFVYLDPPFAIRQGFGEIYERVLALITRLGSAQCELLIAIEHMSELELPLKIGDFALLKSRKFGATTMSYYAK
- a CDS encoding TIGR02757 family protein is translated as MKSLKQILDYYADLKNCDADLFGAPDPLQVAKGHRNDVVALICALFAYGNAAQILKFLRSLDFSLLNGSDERIGAELAGKKYRFQSPRDVAEIFITLKRLKNSLSIEESVLRGMQESGRIEDGINFLIGKIYKLNPYRSPGYEFFFGRGFSQKPTSPYKRYNLFLRWAVRDSDIDLGLYKKIEKSRLLIPLDTHTHKVSLKLGLIDRKSYDFEAVLQLTQSLRRFDPSDPIKYDFALYRLGQSGEIDKILPELSASLDKTAE
- a CDS encoding TSUP family transporter — its product is MELELWQFAVLFAAAFFGGFIDSIAGGGGLISLPALLAVGVPPHVAIATNRFQGSFGSFTAALNFIRKGYVDAAEILRGVIFTFIGGLVGAYVLLLIDAKFLNYLIPILLLALFFYMIFSPNLGEEPAKPKMSKDSFYAIFGLILGFYDGFFGPGTGSFWTFALVGILGLYMKKAVAHTKVLNFTSNIVSLGVFIIGGQILWLVGAVMAVGQIAGSFAGSSLVMRCDVKFVRKMLLLVVAATILKLLYGLIAN
- a CDS encoding RidA family protein, which encodes MQIISTPDAAQAIGPYSQAIKAGGLIFTSGQIALKPDGEFVAGGVEAQTRQVLQNLAAILKEAGATLQDAVKTTIFLADMGDFAAVNEIYAAAFGAHKPARSTVQVAKLPKGALVEIEVIALARA